ATACACTCGATGATAGCTCAAGATTTAAAACAATTGGCTTTAGAGCATGGCACACCGTTATTTGTGGTCGATCATGAGGTTTTGCGTGCCAATTATCGTGAGTTCAAGCGGCATCTTCCGAGGGTTCAAGCCTATTTTGCGGTTAAAGCAAACTCCGCAAAAGAGATCGTTAAAACCTTCTATGATGCCGGCGCCAGCTTTGATGTTGCATCAATGCCTGAGTTTCTTGCGGTCTATGAAAATATTAAAAGCCTGACGCCTGAAGAGCAACAGGATTTTATCTGGGATAAAATCATCTATGCCAATCCGATAAAGCCAATACCCACGCTCAAGGAACTCGACCAGTATAAACCGTTGGTCACCTTTGATAATGAAGATGAAATAGCGAAAATCGCTACCTATGCACCGAATACCGGTCTTGTTTTACGCATAAAAGTGCCGAATACCGGAGCCATGGTAGAGCTCTCTTCCAAATTTGGTGCAGACCCTGGAGAGGCTGTTGATCTTATAGAAAAAGCGTTCAGAAGTGGACTGGTGGTTGAGGGTTTAAGCTTCCATGTCGGCAGTCAGTGCACAAATTTCCAGAATTATATTCAGGCCCTTAATCTGGCGGCCAATATTTTTAAGGAATCGTGGGAAAGAGGGTATACGCAGGTAAAAATCCTTGATATTGGCGGCGGTTTTCCCGCTCCCTATGACAAAAATGTGAGACCTTTTGCCGAGCTTGCCATCATGCTCAATTCCGAAATTGACCGGCTCTTTCCGCCCGATATTGAAATCATAGCCGAACCGGGAAGATTTTTAGTGGCAACTGCCGCCTGGGTTGTGATGGAGATTATCGGTACAGCCTATCGTGACGGTAAAAGATGTTATTACGTCAATGACGGGGTTTATCATACCTTTTCAGGGATTATCTTTGATCACTGCGAATATCCTGTAAAATCCTTCAAAGAGGGCAATGAGAAAATGTGTGCAGTGTATGGCCCTACCTGTGACGCTCTCGACACTATCACTATGGCGAATCTTTTGCCCGAAGACCTTTCGATTGGGGATTTACTCTATAGTGAAAATATTGGAGCCTACAGTCATGCGTCATCGACTTACTTTAATGGCTTTCCGCCAGCAAAGGTTTTGCATATCAACAGATAGGTTACGGTGATCATGATCATGTTTGAACCGGGAGACTTGTAACCAGGGAATCAGCGCCTTCGGAGCCAGACTCTGAAGGCGGTTCAAACGGTGCCGGAGCTTCAGCGATGTTTTTGCACATGAACCGGTCGATCTGGCATAAGAGTAACGGAGTTTCATTGCCTGAAAAAATAACGTTTTATATCAAGGCAAAAGAATAGCGCACGAAATGACCGTTGTCCAGAGTCCGTTTTCACCCTCGGCAGACTGGGTAATATTGTAGGAATTAATAATCTTGTGACTCATTTTGTAGATACCTTCACGCTCGTCCCAGTCTTTGTTGGGATCAAACTCAATACCGAGGGTTGTTGCAAGCATTGTTGCCGCCAGATCTTCAGCATACTCACCCGACTGTTCGGCAGATTCTCCGTAAGGTTGATGTTCCGACAGATAACCATACTGCGTCTCATCTGCCGGGATGGCAACACCAACCGAAGCTGCAATCAGACGATTATATTCATTGGTAGAATTGCGAGCCATAACGGCAAAGGTGATCTGTCCGGGACGAAGAAGTTTTACCCCCT
The DNA window shown above is from Pelodictyon phaeoclathratiforme BU-1 and carries:
- a CDS encoding type III PLP-dependent enzyme; the protein is MIAQDLKQLALEHGTPLFVVDHEVLRANYREFKRHLPRVQAYFAVKANSAKEIVKTFYDAGASFDVASMPEFLAVYENIKSLTPEEQQDFIWDKIIYANPIKPIPTLKELDQYKPLVTFDNEDEIAKIATYAPNTGLVLRIKVPNTGAMVELSSKFGADPGEAVDLIEKAFRSGLVVEGLSFHVGSQCTNFQNYIQALNLAANIFKESWERGYTQVKILDIGGGFPAPYDKNVRPFAELAIMLNSEIDRLFPPDIEIIAEPGRFLVATAAWVVMEIIGTAYRDGKRCYYVNDGVYHTFSGIIFDHCEYPVKSFKEGNEKMCAVYGPTCDALDTITMANLLPEDLSIGDLLYSENIGAYSHASSTYFNGFPPAKVLHINR
- a CDS encoding pyruvoyl-dependent arginine decarboxylase, translated to MSFVPSKVFFTKGVGRHKEYLSSFELALRDAKIEGCNLVTVSSIFPPHCKRISVEEGVKLLRPGQITFAVMARNSTNEYNRLIAASVGVAIPADETQYGYLSEHQPYGESAEQSGEYAEDLAATMLATTLGIEFDPNKDWDEREGIYKMSHKIINSYNITQSAEGENGLWTTVISCAILLP